Sequence from the Paraburkholderia acidiphila genome:
TCCACGGGCCGGCCCCTTTTTCTTTCACTTCGCGAACGCGTCGAAGCCAGCGTTCCGGCACAAAGCGGCCAGGAGAGAAGTACGTCGCCAGATCCGTCGCGTCCAGCGCGTTCTTCACCAGCAGGCCCAATTCGGTATCGCCTTCCATCGTCAGGCGGCGGCTGAAGAACAGCGTATCGGGATCTTCCTTGCGTTGCGCGAGCAACATGAAATCGTGTGTGCTCGCACTGATCGTCAATGCGACTTCACTCGGAGGCCGGACCGCGGAAAAACGCCCCCCGCGACACACGAAATCGAAACCGATGCCCGCGTCCCTCGCCTCGATGCGCAGCGCGCGGCCGTCGAGCTGCGCGAGCGTGTCGGCAGGCAAGTGCCGCGCCAGCACGGCATTGAGCGCGCCCGCGAACAACACCGAACCGGGATAGGCCGGCAACAAGGACAGTGCTCTCTTCAATACGGAAGGCAGTTGATAGGTAGAGGAACTCATGGAGAATTTCTATTAAGCGCGAAGAACGAATTCAAACGGCTTTGCGTTCCAGCCCAGGCAAACCGTACCAGTAGCCGTCGCAAGGTTGCCCCGCCATCAGGGGAAGCATGCTGGCGAGCGCGTCGTCTTTGTTCAGGCGGCCGTGTATCACGTCACGAAAGCGCCCCGCGATTTCGGCCATGTTTTGCGACTGCGGGCTCAAACGCAATACGTCGACGTGCAACGCGCGCAGCGCATCCACTTCCTGAATCAGGTTGTACACGAGCGCCGATTGCGTCGATATGCCATTCAGAACCAGGAAGGGCTTGCCTTCCTGGGTTTCCATCATCTGGCCGTCCGGATGATCCATGCAGACATACTGGCAATTGTCTTTGGGGAAGTTGCGATTTCGTGCCGAAAAGCAGCGCGCCGAAAACGCCAGCGGCATACGGCCATAGGCGAACACCTCCGTTTGCATCGAGGGCGGCCGCTCCGCCTGCATCCGTGCGAGGCCGTCCTTCGCCATTTCCAGCGGCATCACCCAGCGCCGCGCTCCCAGACCGGCCAGCACGTCGAGCGTTGGCGGGTTGTACACGTTCAACCAGGGCCCCGCCACGAACGGCGTATTTTCGACGCAATGCACCGCGCCCATGTCGTTGGCCTCGACCGTGTAGCGGCCGTTATGGGCAATCTCACGCAGCGTCGTCATGTCTTTGCCCGACTCGAGAAGAATCTGCGTGGACAACACGACCTCCTTGCCGGCATGGGCCAGCATGTCGGCAATATCGAGCCAGTCGTTGAATCGAAGTTCATGGCGCCTCGAACAGACCACTTCGCCCAGGTACACCACGTCGACCGGCGCGTCCGTGACGGATTCGTAAAATTGCATCATCGCTGTGCGCGCCCAGTAGTACTGGACCGGCCCCAAGGCAATCTTCACAGTGCCCACTCCCGAATGCTGAAAAAAAGCGTCATTGCCATCATTTCCACGGGCGGTGATACGCGCCCAGCGTGTGCTGCTGCCCTTCGGCGACCTTGTTGAGCTCCGCCATCCACGTGGGCCTCACGCTATAGCGCGGCCCATTGGCCAGACACTGGTCGATGGCGTCGCGCCATACGCGGGTGACCTGCGCCACATAGGCCGGACTGCGTTGACGGCCTTCGATCTTGATCGCGCGTACGCCAATTTGCGCGAGCCTCGGCAATATCTCGAGCGTATTCAAACTGGTTGGCTCTTCGATCGTGTAGTAACGCTCGCCTGCCACCTCGAAACGCCCTTTGCACAACGTGGGATAGCCCGCGTTTTCATCGTCGGCATAGCGGTCGATCAGGACGCCGTTCAGCCTCGATTCGAGACCGTCCGGCGTTTGCTGCCATCGCACCGATCTGGCCGGCGAGCACACCCCTTGCGTATTGGGCGATTCGCCAGTGGCATACGACGAAAGCGCGCAGCGCCCTTCCACCATCACGCACAGGCTCCCAAACCCGAATACCTCGATTTCCACGGGCGTTTTCTCGATGACCTGCTCGACCTGCGTCACGGAAAGAACCCGCGGCAAAACCGCGCGCACGACGCCGAAATGCTCGCGGTAGAAGTTGATGGCTTCGTAGTTGGTCGCCGACCCTTGCACGGACAGATGCAGGCGCAATTGCGGATACCGCTCGGCCGCGTAGCGTATCAAACCCGCGTCGGCGACGATGATCGCGTCGATGGCGCAGCGGGCGGCTTCGTCCACGGCTTCTCGCCATGCGGCCCAGCCGGTGGGCTGTGGATAGGTATTCAGAGCAAGGAAGACTTTTCGCCGCTTTGCGTGCGCGTAGGCAATGCCCGCGCGAATCGCGTCCTTGTCGAAGTTCAGGCCAGCGAAATTCCTGGCGTTGGTCGCATCGCGAAAGCCGAGGTAGACGCAATCGGCGCCGTTGTCGACCGCCGCCTTGAGCGCCGGCAGACTGCCCGCCGGGCAGACCAGTTCCAGCGGCGGCGCCGCATCGTGATTTGTGTTGGCCAGGCTCATGGGAGATAACCGATCGAGGTTGTGAGAGGACTGTGGTCGAGATTCAATCCGCAGAACACCAGCACGAGCAACACGAGGCCTATCCTCAAGGGCACGCGCAATGACGACTGCATGCAGTCCAGCGCTGTGAGCATCAGGCAGAGTTGCAGCAGCAGACCGTCGGGCCGAAACAGGAATGGATACATAAGATGTGCGCTGCGCAGCCGCTGAAACCGGCGCCTGACGAGTCAGCAGGTCGCCGGACCGCCCGCGCGGAAAGCGAAATAGCGGAAATCGACAGTCTGGAACCGCGGTGTCTTGATCGCCTTAATGTCCATCAAGAATATCGCCACGCATCGATCCGGGAACATGCGCCGTGAACGGGGCTATTGCCAAAGCGTGCCTGCTTTCAGGTAGTGTTATGGCATGCGCATGCCTGCGGCGGTACTTCTCTTCATATTTAACTTAGAAAGGATTACTCATGAACCTCTCCGCATACGAAGTCAACCTCGACGTGCGCGGCCTTCAGCCGCCCGCCCCCCTGGAGCGCGTGATGCACGCATTGGGCACGCTGGAACCGGATCATCAGTTGCTGATCGTGATCGATCGGGAACCGTTTCCCCTGTATGGAATGCTCATCGATAAGGGCTTCGAATTCGTCGGCGAGAAAATCGCACCCAGGCATCATGAAGTGCGCGTCTGGCGCAAGCACTAATGCGCCGCGCACTTTCGCCAGAGCGCTCGCCCGCGCTTTCGGTCCCGTTCCGCTTCTTCCTCAACGCGCCCCTCTTCGCGTTGCTGGCCGCCGGTCTGCTTGTGTGGGAGGGACCCGGCGCGTTGGCATCGCGTTGGTCCCCGGTCTCACTCGCGCTCACGCATCTGTTCACACTGGGCATTCTCACGAGCGCGATGGCGGGCGCGCTAATGCAGATTCTCCCCGTCGCTACCGGCGTTCGCGTTGCGGCGGCCCACGCGAGCGCGGTCGTCGTCCATACGCTGCTCACTGCAGGGACGCTGGCGCTCTCAGCGGCCTTCATGGTTGGCGCGCCAGCGCTCTATGCCATTGCGCTGCTGTTGCTCGCCGCAGCGCTGACCTGGTTCCTTGCCGCGTGTGCGCTCGGGTTCTGGCGATATCGCCATGCGGAGCGTACGGGTACGGCGGATGTATTGGGGGCGAGCCGGCTCGCGCTCGTCGCCTTGCTCGTAACCATCGCGATCGGCTTGTTGCTGGCGTGCGCGCAAGCCTTTGGCATACCGCTGCCGATCATCGCACTCACCAATCTTCATGCCGTGTGGGGCCTGTCGGGCTGGGTGGGTCTGCTCACCATCGGGATGGCGTACCAGCTGATTCCGATGTTCGTCGTGACGCAGCCGTATCCGCGTGTGTTCGCAGTGGGCCTCGCACCTTCTGTGTTCGCGTTGCTCGCGCTGATTTCGTTCGCCACGGCACGGGTTCCCCGCGTCGAACTACCGCTCGGTGCGCTTTTGCTCGTTGCCTATACCGCGTTCGCCGTTGTCACGCTCCGCCTGCTGTGGACGCGCAAACGACCCTCCGCCGACGTCACCACGTTGTTCTGGCGCACCGCCATGCTATGCCTTACCGCATGCGGCCCGCTGTGGGCCATCCACATCGAAACCGGCAATCCCGCCTGCGCCGTCACGCTTGGCGTCGTGCTGCTGTTCGGCGTGGCATGGTCGCTCGTCAACGGCATGCTCTACAAGATCGTCCCGTTTCTGCTCTGGTATCACGCTCAGCGTTCGCTCACTGGCGCCGCAATGCGGTTCGCACCGAAAGTTAAAGACATGATCCCGGAGCGCGCTGCCTCGATGCAATTCTGGGCGCACCTGGCCGCTCTGGCATTGCTACTCGCCGCCAGTTTGCGACCGATGCTGTTTGCGCGCGCCAGCGGGCTCGCCGCTGGCGTTTCAGCGGCATGGCTAGGGCTGAACATACTCGGCGCGATCCGGATCTATCTGAGCGTATCGCGCAAGGCTTGCGCAACGCAGATCCGTGCTTCCTGAGCGCACAGCACCCGTCAGGCCACGGAGGCTGCGATTCAACCGGGACGTCCGTCGATGCGCGGGCGCGTCAATGCGGGCCAATAGGCGATCGCGTACAGGGCGAATCCAGCAGACCATAGCAACCCGGCGCACAGCACCGCATGAACCGTCAGCGCCGGCGCCACCATCGGCAACACCACCCGCACCAGCGCAGCGAGCGCAAGCATGACGTAGCACGCAATGTCGGCGCGGCTCGCCCGCAACGGGCGGCCAGTGTGCCCGCGCGCGGTGCGTGTCATCATGCCGATGACGAGTCCGCCTATGGCGCCCGCCGTCAATGCATGCGTGGCCACTGAAGGCGTAATCATGCCCAGCGCCGCGAAGCTGCGTAGCAGCAGATGCACGGCGATCCACAGGTATGCGAGGTGCAGCACCCAAACCAGGGGCACGCGCCACGTCTTGAGCGGCTGCCAAAGCCACCAGCGCGCCAGTTGCGCAACCGCACAAAATGCGCACAGCAGCGCCAGCGCGATGCCGCCGAGCTGGAACACGTCCGCCGCCAATAGCGCCAGCACCGCGCCGAGCACGGTCTTTTCGAGCCAGGGCTTGCGCGTTGCCCGTGCGCCTGGCACGCCGTTATTGGTGAACATCGGGATGACGCGGCCTCCCATCACCGACATGATGAAGAGCACCCCATCCAGCCCAAGCTGAACGCCGGCCCAGCCCGGCAATCGCAGCACGCCCAGTTCGCCAAGATGCACGCCCAATTGCGCCAGTGCCAGAAGCACGAGCAGACCAACGAAGAAATAGTTGCGGCGGTTGCGCGCCGCGATGAACGGGACGCCCAGCGCAACTGCGGCAGCGAGCGGAAAAGCCACGTTGACGATTGCCGCCGCCCAGCCCCAGGGCGTCAGCACGAGCACCCTGCCCGCAAGCCACAGCGCGGCCAGGGCCGCAAGCGGCGCACCGGAAAGGGTTGGCCGGTTGCTCCAGTTGCGCCCGGCGGTCAGCAGGAAGCCCACGACCACGGCGAGCGTGAAGCCGAAGAGCATTTCATGCGCATGCCAGATCGGCCCGCGCAAATAGGCGCCCTTGAGCAAACCTGCAAACTGCAGCGCCCATAGTGCAATCGACACCGCGGCAAAACTGCTCGCGAGCAGATAGAAAGGACGAAAGCCCAGTCGCCAGAGTGCGAAGCCTTGCACTGCCGCGGGCGTACGCGGCGGCTCTTCGATCTTGAGAAATTGAACCACGGAGGACTCTCCCACATGAAGCCCGAGTTGATGCGTTGCTTTAACGGCCGCGCTACATGATGTGCCCGCGCGCCTAACCTGCATTTGCTGCCGCGCAACCCCCGGCGCCCGCGCGTCGTGCGACCTTCTGCGGCATCCGTCAAACACACGACGTGCCATCCTGAAGAGGTGTTAAGAATTTCCTTCATCCCGCTTGACGCGGCGTATGCGTCCTCCGAGAGTAGTGTTCGATTCCGCTCCGTGATGGATGCCATACGCTGCCACCGCCAGGCACAGCCGCATTCAGGCGGCTGACGACACGGCGACACTTCGGCGCCACCACGCGATCCGTTGTCCTTGAGCGATTTGTTCGGAGGAAACCTGTTCATGCAGCCCCGGTTGCGGCTTCTCGCGACGGCACTCTCTCTCGCCGCTTCGTGCGCACTGGCCGATACGCGTTATGTCGAAGTACCGGGCGGCGCGTTCCGGAGTGCTATCAAATCTTCCGGCGACAGCAATGACACACTCGTCGTCGCACCATTTCGCATGCGGGAACGACTCGTGACCAACGCGGAATTCCTCGCCTTTGTCGGCGGCGCATCGCGTTGGCGTCGCGACCGTGTCGCCGCCCTGTTTGCCACCCCCGGATATTTGTCGCGCTGGGCCGGGCCGTTGGATCCCGGCCCCGACGCTCCACCCGACGAACCCGTCACCGGTGTTAGCTGGTTTGCGGCGCGCGCCTACTGTGCATCGGAGCAGGCGCGGCTTCCAAAATGGATCGAATGGGAATATGCGGCGGCGGCAGACGAGCAACATCGCGACGCGCGTGAGGACGGCGCGCGGCAAGCGCGCCTGCTCACGAACCTGATGATGACTTTCGGCGCACCGCACATGACACCTGTTCGCCAGCGGCCAAATGTCTATGGTCTCTACGGCATGCATACGTTGACCGGCGAATGGGTGGACGACTACGCCGCCCTGTTCGCGGACACCGACACGCGCAACCCTGGCAACAACAACGAACTGCGGCTTTGTGGCGGCGCGGCGCTCGCGTTCATCGACCGCACCGATTACACGCTGATGATGCGCGTCGCTGCGCTGTCGGCATTGAAACCAGCCGATAGCAGTCACAGCGTAGGTTTCCGCTGCATCAAGGATAGCGATACCGACAACAAGGGCGGGTCATGAAACGCTTCACTCTTTGGCTTTGCGCATGGCTTTTTAGCATCCCGGCCGGCTTCGCCGCACCGCCATCGCTCTCGCTGCCCGGCGATTCGCTGTACCAGACGTCGCTCGCGCTGCAGGATCAGCAAGGGCGCCAGTTCGATCTCGCCTCGATGCGCGGGCGGCCGGTCATTGTCAGCCTTTTCTACACGGCCTGCTCGTCGGTTTGCCCGTTGACGATCGACACCATCGAGCAGATTCGCCATGCAGCAAGTGCTCGAAGTCGCGGCGTACCTGCCGTGCTCCTGGTCAGCGTCGATCCGCTACACGACGACGTCGTGAATCTCGCGGCGATGGCGAAGGCACATGGACTCGATGCGGCGTCCTGGCACCTGACGCGCTCGACGGCGGGAGACCTGATGGCGTTTGCGGCAACGCTCGGTGTCGCTTACCGGCAGCGCACGAACAACGAAT
This genomic interval carries:
- the ubiT gene encoding ubiquinone anaerobic biosynthesis accessory factor UbiT; the encoded protein is MSSSTYQLPSVLKRALSLLPAYPGSVLFAGALNAVLARHLPADTLAQLDGRALRIEARDAGIGFDFVCRGGRFSAVRPPSEVALTISASTHDFMLLAQRKEDPDTLFFSRRLTMEGDTELGLLVKNALDATDLATYFSPGRFVPERWLRRVREVKEKGAGPWM
- a CDS encoding U32 family peptidase, translated to MKIALGPVQYYWARTAMMQFYESVTDAPVDVVYLGEVVCSRRHELRFNDWLDIADMLAHAGKEVVLSTQILLESGKDMTTLREIAHNGRYTVEANDMGAVHCVENTPFVAGPWLNVYNPPTLDVLAGLGARRWVMPLEMAKDGLARMQAERPPSMQTEVFAYGRMPLAFSARCFSARNRNFPKDNCQYVCMDHPDGQMMETQEGKPFLVLNGISTQSALVYNLIQEVDALRALHVDVLRLSPQSQNMAEIAGRFRDVIHGRLNKDDALASMLPLMAGQPCDGYWYGLPGLERKAV
- the ubiU gene encoding ubiquinone anaerobic biosynthesis protein UbiU, which gives rise to MSLANTNHDAAPPLELVCPAGSLPALKAAVDNGADCVYLGFRDATNARNFAGLNFDKDAIRAGIAYAHAKRRKVFLALNTYPQPTGWAAWREAVDEAARCAIDAIIVADAGLIRYAAERYPQLRLHLSVQGSATNYEAINFYREHFGVVRAVLPRVLSVTQVEQVIEKTPVEIEVFGFGSLCVMVEGRCALSSYATGESPNTQGVCSPARSVRWQQTPDGLESRLNGVLIDRYADDENAGYPTLCKGRFEVAGERYYTIEEPTSLNTLEILPRLAQIGVRAIKIEGRQRSPAYVAQVTRVWRDAIDQCLANGPRYSVRPTWMAELNKVAEGQQHTLGAYHRPWK
- a CDS encoding DUF2249 domain-containing protein, with translation MNLSAYEVNLDVRGLQPPAPLERVMHALGTLEPDHQLLIVIDREPFPLYGMLIDKGFEFVGEKIAPRHHEVRVWRKH
- a CDS encoding NnrS family protein, encoding MVQFLKIEEPPRTPAAVQGFALWRLGFRPFYLLASSFAAVSIALWALQFAGLLKGAYLRGPIWHAHEMLFGFTLAVVVGFLLTAGRNWSNRPTLSGAPLAALAALWLAGRVLVLTPWGWAAAIVNVAFPLAAAVALGVPFIAARNRRNYFFVGLLVLLALAQLGVHLGELGVLRLPGWAGVQLGLDGVLFIMSVMGGRVIPMFTNNGVPGARATRKPWLEKTVLGAVLALLAADVFQLGGIALALLCAFCAVAQLARWWLWQPLKTWRVPLVWVLHLAYLWIAVHLLLRSFAALGMITPSVATHALTAGAIGGLVIGMMTRTARGHTGRPLRASRADIACYVMLALAALVRVVLPMVAPALTVHAVLCAGLLWSAGFALYAIAYWPALTRPRIDGRPG
- a CDS encoding formylglycine-generating enzyme family protein, whose product is MSDLFGGNLFMQPRLRLLATALSLAASCALADTRYVEVPGGAFRSAIKSSGDSNDTLVVAPFRMRERLVTNAEFLAFVGGASRWRRDRVAALFATPGYLSRWAGPLDPGPDAPPDEPVTGVSWFAARAYCASEQARLPKWIEWEYAAAADEQHRDAREDGARQARLLTNLMMTFGAPHMTPVRQRPNVYGLYGMHTLTGEWVDDYAALFADTDTRNPGNNNELRLCGGAALAFIDRTDYTLMMRVAALSALKPADSSHSVGFRCIKDSDTDNKGGS
- a CDS encoding SCO family protein: MKRFTLWLCAWLFSIPAGFAAPPSLSLPGDSLYQTSLALQDQQGRQFDLASMRGRPVIVSLFYTACSSVCPLTIDTIEQIRHAASARSRGVPAVLLVSVDPLHDDVVNLAAMAKAHGLDAASWHLTRSTAGDLMAFAATLGVAYRQRTNNEFSHNAVIALLDENGRIVARTSVIGRVDPAFVAAVRARSTVH